The sequence ATATTTCTTTTAGTTGGATATTTAGTTCTTTCCCATCCATGGCTTTTTCTCTTTTTGCTCGTAGGCAACACTGAGAAAACACCTTGCCGAAAGTATTATATTTTCTGCCATCCAAACCTCAAATCTTTTTAATTCATGTTTTGCATGTGAATTTGTGAATCAGCAAGCAACTCAAATGATCATATGAAATACTCGAGAACTTTGCAAAGCAACTAAAACAGTGAAAAGCTACTTTCAGAAAAAAAAGGTGCAAGATAAGTACCCCAAGTCAGCTATAACTATGCTTATGTTGTCTTGTGATCGTCGGTCCTGCAGAATAAAAGTGATTATCAGACAGATATAATCTCTGATGAGAATTGCCCTAAAATGACAGACATGTCCAGTAACAAGCCATCAGGAAAGAGAAGTACCAGAGCTACACGAGCTAGTGCTTCACAAGCTAACTAAACAAAACGAAGAGAATGAAGCTTAGTAAGGTATACAGAATCCTCAAAGCCAGATAATAAGAACTGAGATGACAGATATGCACCTGAACATCACCATGTTGACGAAGCTGATCTCTAACAAAAGAAACCGCATCTGAGCTGAACAAACCAGTTGCTTTCTTATGTCAGGAATCATTCATCAGGAAGAAAGAGAGCAATTATCTTAATCATCTTTGCATCAGGGAGCACAACATTTGAGTCCACTTACAGAAAGTCACGCTCTTAGTGGGAGGCTAATTTCTGTAAGCACACTCGTGTACATGGTTTAATTTTATTACCATTTCTCCAGCAGAAGTGCAAGATATCAGTCAAAGTGCatcattcaaatatccaaagacaAAAGGAAATCTAATTCCAACTGATACATTTGTTGATGTGATCATAGCCATCCGGTAAATATTGCTCATGTTGTTCATGGATGTGCAATTATGTGTTTCTTCAGTATTAATTGAAGATATCTACTTCAAGGCACTTATGCTACACAAACCTTTTCATATAGTCCCATAGACCATCAGAAGCCAGTAATACAAACTCCACATCAGAGCCAAGTGCAACTTGATTTATGTCCGGTGAAGAGGTTACTAGATCTCCTTTGAACTGGATTCTACAAAGAACTTAAATGTATTAATACATTTGATACATGCCCTCTCAAAAGGATGGTTATTAATacaaacatgaaaaaaaaatttcaatcataATTTTTTCATTCCATATAGCCGACCCCAAATAGGCGGGACTTTACGGCTTTGTTGTGTTGTTGTTATTGAGTCTTTTCATTCCATACCAAAAGAAAGTAAAAGATTATTGAAAATTGAGAATAATAAACATGGGGTAAGAATGTTGGCAACTTTATATTTGTCTCAGTATATTACCGGGAGACAAATTTATCACTCCATCGCCCCTCCTCAACTCCTTTCATCAGCATCCTAAACAGAAAAGATTGAGACAGCAAGGttacttttatcattttttacaaatattggtattaacaaaatttaaattttcCTTTAGACAATTTCAGTAAATTTTAGGTACAGAAAAACATAGGAGAGTTTTGAGGAACAAACTCATTCTTTTTTGACTTGAAGCGCATGTCTCCAAAAGCACGGGATACAGCAAGATCCCCACAAATTCGTCCATCAACAATCTACAGAAGTCAGGTATTGGTTAGAACAAAATATATAGATGACACACGAAACAAATGCTTCTTCACACTAGCTTAAATAGTATCATAGCGTTTTCTTTATAATTAAATCTaggcaaagagattaaaagacaaATAAAGATTCTGCACACaatcttaaatgatattatagCATTTTCTTTAAAAAGGAAATGtaggtgaaaaaaaaaattaaaaacgttCTTTAAGAAGCCAGAAGTGTAGTACTTGTGTGTTTAATATGTAATAATGAATTTTTTAGCATTATATGAATATAATGTTTGTGTGCCTTAATTCCATAGGAGAGTTTGCAAAATCTATGCAAACCTGTGACCTTGAAAAATCAGGTAAACCAGACAGAGTTTCTGGAGAACTAGATCCACTCTACAGCTTTAACCTGCCTGCATTTACATGTGTTCTTTATGGCTGAAgatattgatgatatgctgaaCCTTGACCAAACCAGTTTAGAGATTTATGATTCAATTTGATCACAAATAAGAACCTAAACCAAGTCCAGCATACTAGGGCCTAAACTTACTGGACTAATAGACACCTTAAGTAAGAATAGATGAAAGATGATAACCCAACCACCCGGTTCTGAGACCTTGTCGTGGTATTCTACATACATGGTCAAGTGGGAATGAAAAATTAGGATAGTGACAGTAACCCTAGAGTACTCTTGGAAATGGTAAGAGTATCTTTATAAGCCATATCTACTAATTATTTGGTAGATTTAACTGtctcattatgaattttgagGGCAGGCCATAGATTTAGATATctaattatgaattttgagctatctcattatgaattttgagGGTTGACCTCAATGTTATGAAGGTTAGTCCATTACCCTGGATGCCAAGGTCTGGGAGATGTTAACAACCTCTCTGAACGTGGAGTAAGACTATGTATCTTAGATATGAAAACCACCTCTCTAAATGTGGGTGTTAGACCACACACACACAATGCTATGAGAGATGGAAACGACCTCTCCGAATGTGGAGCAAGactactatatatatgtatatatatgtatacatacatatatatatgtatatatgtatacatacatatatatatatatatatatatgtatatatgtatacatacatatatatatgtatatatacatacatatatatatatatatatatatatatgtatatatgtatacatacatatatatatgtatatatacatacatatatatatgtatgcaccaCATTAAACCCTCATTAGTGTGAGCCTCCTGCACCAAGCTACAATAGGTTTGGGTGGCCAAAAACTAGGTCTGGCTTGGCAATCGGACATGCAGTAAAAATGCCTGACATGACCAACCTGAAGTTAGTTTTTTGTGATGTTATTTGCTCAAAACCAGGTTCTTTTCTTTTGGGCCACTCATATCCAGCCTTCTTTGAGCCAATTTTTACCATATAAAACATATGATACATACTAGATCAGCCAGGTTTGACCAAAGTTTTCAACATAACATAAAACATAATATCTAGATTACAAAATTACaattttcatatgaaaattatTAACTTGATATATAACTTGGAACCCACTAAGTACTGTTAACCTAGCAATTCAAATCATATTGTCTGGATGCCCAAACTGAACCAGCTTAAATTTAAAATCAGACAGTGTCTGAACAGACTCAAGACTTCAGACAAAGGTTTTACACTGGAAGTGACATTTCTCAAATTTGAACAATCAGACAAATTGACAAAGATTTACTACACCTGGTTGGCTGTTCTATTTATGCTTCTTAAAATAATCAATATGTAAAATGTGTGAGTTAAATGTGCTGTGTTCCCCCTACTAATGCATTTAATGGTGCAAAATGCAAATCATCTGCAGTCCCTACATTTACCAGTAAAGATCTAGTGATCGTAATGTAAAGTTTGCTATTAAGAGAATTCTTAATAAATGTCTACTGAACAATATCCCACCCCTTGAAAAAATTTGGTGAAATAAGATCTTGTAAACAAATCAGAAAATAAGGATCGTTATGACTTGGAGAAAACTAATTCAACATAAGCACGTCAAGTGATGTAGTTGGCTTGATATCATTATATATCACATGATTGTTGGGTAAAACTCATCTCCGCGATATACGAGCGCGAGCAAAATAAGGAAACACACCCATCCACCTGCTGCTCTGACACGCTTGATTTCTTCAAGAGAAACTCTATTTTTTCCATAAGGTCGATGTGGATTTGTCAGCACTTCAGCTTTCCCAGTACGAGATATTACCTACATCATAAATTTCAAACAATTagtagcaaaccagagatttaactTTAACATTTGCGTCTAAATAAGAATGTAGTTCAGTCATTGTTATGTGGGATATGGAACTATGATATGACTAGAATACCCTAAACAGAATAAGAACAGGGGATACCACGCATGAGTCGCCAATATGTgagatgatcaggatgtcattccTGATAAACATAACTGTTGCTGTTGCACCAGATTCGACCTCCTTCCCTGTCTGTTCAAGCCTTTGCAAAAAAGAAACCAACAAGTTGTAAATCTTAAATGATGAGACAAAACCACAGGACATTAAGTTTCAGGAAATACAAAAACTGAGCAAAAGTTCAATGTCGGTAACTTTTCGTTAGTTGTACAAGAGCTCACCAAATCAAGAGCTTTGCGTCGACGTCCTCAAAGGCTTTCTGAATTGCATCTCTTACAGCAGCGAAGTTCTTGCTGGTCAGGAGCAACCCACCTTGCAACGCTAGTACACATTCTTTGTACAGTTCCTCCCTGCATGACATATTAAGCATCTATCGATCCCAATCGATACTCAAACAGAGGAATGATATCATTACCACCATATTTATTacaatattatcatcatcatcatcaaaacttTCACCGAAAAATGCTTTCAGCTTCTCGATACAAAAATTCGTAATCGGATATGAAGAGACCAAAATTTCCATCTTAACCGAGGGTTTAGATAAGCTATCAACTACAGGATGAGACAGCAACCACGTCTACACCACCAGAAACGAACTAAACAAGGTGAAGTAAACCTGAGGAACTCCACGGAGGACAAGCCGGCGTGGCCGTCGAGGACGGCAGCGAAGGAGAAGCCCGCGAGGCCGTCGGATCGGAGGACGACGTCGTCTTCCATCTCCGATCGCGCGCCCTGGAGCTTGCTCGATCCCCACCGTATCCCGGAGACGCTGGCCAGAGGCGCGTCGACGGCGATGGCCGAGCACCACGTCCccctcgccctcctcctcctcctccggcctCCTCCGCCGGCTCCATCGCACGGCAGCGATCGAGGCAGCCGCGGGCTCACCAGCGCCATGCGAGCAACAGAGCGAGTGGTTTCCGCTCGCGGAGCTGAGGGGAGGGGGGGATAACAAAACGATGGTTAATAAAAAAAGAAgacaacaataacaaaataatttcttttaaagaaaattataaaaaaaaaaaagggtgtggCATGGAAGACCGAGAGAGTGGCGATGAGGCCGCTCGCCGCTTCTCCGCCGTACGATTCGTGAACGCCCATCATATAAAATAATCGTGAAGGCCCACAACGCATCTGGGTCCATCGACACGTGGATCATTCGCCCCCCGCTAACTTTCGTTCGAGATTCAAGCTCCTGTCGGGCCCACCGGTGCTACCGTTACGATCGGAGCATCCCTTGCCGTCCATTGATGAAGTCTACGTGGCCATGATCGATCAGCAAATAAGCACGAGGAATACAATTCAAAtattaacattatatatatatatatatataattcactgTATAATGAATGCAGTAGTGACAAGAATAACTAAGCTTCCTTGTTGCATACATCGGAATTATCGATTAATACGAAAACCAGCGTAGTTAACTGTCGATTTCGAAATATCTCGGTGACGAATCGATGTCGACGATGCAGCGTTATCATACTGGTTATAAATTTGAGTATTCGGTGGTACTTTGCCTAACCAAGCTTCATATTTCATATCAGTGCAACAAGGGAGGAACTCTGAAGCCATACGTGTCTCGGCGGAACCTCTACTGGCATATCTATCTTTTTACGTTGAATAGTTAAGCGACAGTCGATGATAGTTTCTCACATCAATAACAGTGACGTAAAGCGATAAGGAAGTCcatcgtgatgtttatcaaagccATAAATGCGAGTGAATGATTCCTCGAAATGTTCTGTGCAGCTCTACTAATAATACAAGTCAAATCGATAACTTCTTGTACGCATCTCTCCTTCACCGGAAAGAGACGGAGACCCTCACATGGCTTGACAAGCCCAGAATagcaaagcagaagagttggtgcAGATCACAACACCTTAGGGAGGACGGTAGTAAGAAACTTCTTGGGCCGGCCTAACATGCACTACTTGCTCTTTTCACTCTCATCTCTTTTACGGCAACGATACGGCAAAGCCTACTTTTGTTGTCCATTTCTATCAACAGTAACCCCCCCACCCCCACATTCCATGTCCTACTTTAACCGACCCGACCGGAGAGACCTGATCCCACCTCCCTCTCCTCTCTATATGAACGTTTGCCATTGGCCTTGGGGTTTGGAGATATCACCACGGTGTTGTGTTGTTCTTCTCGGGAAGATGGTGGTTTCAGCGGACACCATCCGCACGGCTGTTGGCATCATGGGTAGACTCGGTTCATGCTTTCAAATCCGAGCCATTGTGTTTTTCCTCAAAAATTATTGCTTTGAATGTTGCAGGGAACGCCACCGCTCTGGTGCTCTTCTTCTCGCCAGCGTAAGCACGAGCACTAGAACTCCTCGGTGTTCTTCATGATATCGTGCCACCGGATATACTGCTACTGATCTTTGATCCGTTGCCAGTCCGACGTTTTGTAGGATATGGAAGAGTAGAAGCGTGGAGCAATTCCCGGCCACCCCGTACCTGGCAACCCTACTCAACTGCATGATGTGGGTGCTGTACGGGCTGCCCATGGTGCACCCCCATAGCACCTTGGTTCTCACCATCAATGGCTCGGGCCTTGTCATCGAGCTTATTTACGTGCTCGTCTTCCTTGGCTGCTCCCACGGAGACCAGCGGCTTCGTGTGTTGTTGGTGCTGCTACTCGAGATTGCTTTCGTGGGTGCAGTGGGTGCCCTCATCCTCACTCTTGTCCACAGCCACGAGCGCCGGTCGTTGATAGCTGGAGTGCTCTGCGTCATATTTGGGGCCGCCATGTACGCCGCTCCCTTGGCTGCCATGGTATGTTCTTGGATGGCTAGTGTGATCACGTAGAGCACAAGTGGTtgttggtggcaccactagactatACTTGCATGCCGACcttttacttcttcttcttcttcttcttcttcttcttcttgtttcgaCTCCCTACCGAGATGTCACCGAAATGAATCGAAGAACAAGAACGCAAGACCGCTCTTGTGCTTTTTTGTTCCTTGTTTCGTCTTCATCTGGTACTGCTCAAGTAGGTGGTTTGGATCTGGATGGGTGCAGAGACAGGTGATACGGACAAGGAGCGTGGAGTTCATGCCTCTCCCCCTTTCACTGGCCTCTTTCGTCAATGGCCTTTGTTGGACCACCTACGCCACCATCCGCTTTGACCTCTTCATCACCGTAAGCCGCTCGCTCCTCTTCTTCCCAAACACCGATACTCGACAACTGTGTCCCTTCATTTCACATTATCTACCAATAATTTCGATCACATAGTTCCGCCTTGGAAACTGTTTTTTCTCCAGATACCGAATGGCTTGGGAGTGGCGTTTGCAGTCGCTCAGCTCGCATTACACGCGGTGTACCACGGATCAACTGCACGGCAAAAGAAAGGAGGGAGAAGGGAAGCAGAGATCGGGCTGGTGAAGCCAAACGGAAGAAGCttagaagaggaggtggtggcaaAAGGGATACGAGTTGAAAGCGGGGTGATATCAGTCGAAGAGACCAACAAATCCTCCATGGGGACGAACAAGAATCTTGAGGTATGACGACGAGGTGGTTGCTGGCTGCTGCAATGGTGGTGTTCCACTCCCTCCTCCCTAAGATGTAAACCATGAGATTCGGAGACTGTGAGATGTGATCGTCGGTTCGACAATGGTTATATTCAACTATTTTGGTAACCCGTTGCTGCATGCTCGCGATTCACAGAGTCAGTTAGTTGTTCATCcctaagatctctctctctctctctctctctctctatgtccaAGCCGATAACTTGAGatccgaaagtggagaaagccaaGAAGAAGGATGTTCGAAACACTTTTTTAATTCAAATtcccataaataaataaataaataaataaaaagaaaagatcacATGGTGTACGACAAATCCAAAAGGGTCGCAAGTAAGTCATCACGAGAGGGGAAAGGTAAACAGCAAAAGATGGATGCATCGGTACACAGGAATCCGCA comes from Musa acuminata AAA Group cultivar baxijiao chromosome BXJ3-3, Cavendish_Baxijiao_AAA, whole genome shotgun sequence and encodes:
- the LOC103979681 gene encoding probable protein phosphatase 2C 5; this translates as MALVSPRLPRSLPCDGAGGGGRRRRRRARGTWCSAIAVDAPLASVSGIRWGSSKLQGARSEMEDDVVLRSDGLAGFSFAAVLDGHAGLSSVEFLREELYKECVLALQGGLLLTSKNFAAVRDAIQKAFEDVDAKLLIWLEQTGKEVESGATATVMFIRNDILIISHIGDSCVVISRTGKAEVLTNPHRPYGKNRVSLEEIKRVRAAGGWIVDGRICGDLAVSRAFGDMRFKSKKNEMLMKGVEEGRWSDKFVSRIQFKGDLVTSSPDINQVALGSDVEFVLLASDGLWDYMKSSDAVSFVRDQLRQHGDVQLACEALARVALDRRSQDNISIVIADLGRTDWQNLPEQGPNYLYEISQALATISVVSLGIWMSSFLLV
- the LOC103979680 gene encoding bidirectional sugar transporter SWEET4-like isoform X1, which translates into the protein MNVCHWPWGLEISPRCCVVLLGKMVVSADTIRTAVGIMGNATALVLFFSPAPTFCRIWKSRSVEQFPATPYLATLLNCMMWVLYGLPMVHPHSTLVLTINGSGLVIELIYVLVFLGCSHGDQRLRVLLVLLLEIAFVGAVGALILTLVHSHERRSLIAGVLCVIFGAAMYAAPLAAMRQVIRTRSVEFMPLPLSLASFVNGLCWTTYATIRFDLFITIPNGLGVAFAVAQLALHAVYHGSTARQKKGGRREAEIGLVKPNGRSLEEEVVAKGIRVESGVISVEETNKSSMGTNKNLEV
- the LOC103979680 gene encoding bidirectional sugar transporter SWEET4-like isoform X2, encoding MNVCHWPWGLEISPRCCVVLLGKMVVSADTIRTAVGIMGNATALVLFFSPAIWKSRSVEQFPATPYLATLLNCMMWVLYGLPMVHPHSTLVLTINGSGLVIELIYVLVFLGCSHGDQRLRVLLVLLLEIAFVGAVGALILTLVHSHERRSLIAGVLCVIFGAAMYAAPLAAMRQVIRTRSVEFMPLPLSLASFVNGLCWTTYATIRFDLFITIPNGLGVAFAVAQLALHAVYHGSTARQKKGGRREAEIGLVKPNGRSLEEEVVAKGIRVESGVISVEETNKSSMGTNKNLEV